DNA from Mesorhizobium sp. DCY119:
GGGAGAGGAAGGGAGCCAGGGCTCGGCGGGTCGGCACCTTTCCTCTCCCCCGTCGAACGGGGGAGAGGTGGCCCGAAGGGCCGGAGTGGGGGTCGACCAACCTCGGTCAACATTCATCGCCAGCGCAACGAAGCGCCGGCATTGCAATCACGTATTCGGCAGCGCCGCAGCCATCACCGCGTAGTAGAAGGCGTCGAAGTTGCGCAGCTTCGGTGCGCCGGGCTGGTCCGGCAGGACGCGGTTGGTGATGAACGGCACCACCTGCTCGGTCAGCCCGCCATGCGAGCGCAGCGGCTCATTGAGGGCGGCGAGATCGTGACGGTGCTCGCTGGTGCCGATCGTCTTGTTCTCGGTCGAGATCATGACGATGTCGCCGATGCGGTCTTCCGGCAGCTCGAAACGGCGGCAGGCTTCCTCGCGGTCGACGACAAGGTCGATGCCCTCGATGCCGGCCAGCCGCTTCATGATGTCGGCGCGGTCGGCACCCTTGGGCAGATAGGCGGTGGCGAACGAGCCCAGCGCGCCGTGATGGACGACGTAAGGATCGGTGATCGGCAGGATGACGCGCCCGGCATCCTTGCCCAGCCATTCGTCGAGCAGGTCCTGCGCATAGACGACATCGGGCGAACCGTCAGCCTTGTGCTTCGGCTTCATGCCGTGATCGGCGGTCACCACGATCGCAGCACCCAGCGCGTCGAGTTCGGCGAGATACTTGTCGAACATCTCGTAGAAATCGTTGGCCTGCTTCACGCCCGGCGCGTATTTGTGCTGCACATAGTCGGTCGTGGTCAGGTACATGACGTCGGGCCGCCATTCCTTCAACAGCTTGACGCCGGCGGCAAAGACGAATTCCGACAGTTCGGCCGAATAGACTTCCGGCACCGGCCGGCCGAGCCATGAGGACGCATTGTCGATGCCGTGCTCGGCCTTCGTCGTGGTGTCCGACTTCTCAGAGGAAAAGCAGATGGCGCGGTCTTCATTGAACTTCAGGCCGTGCCCAAGCAGCGAACGCAGCTTGTCTTTCGCCGTCACCACCGCGACGCGGGCGCCGGCATCGTAGAAGGCCTGGAAGACGGTCGGGGCGCGCAGGAACTTTGGATCGTTCATCATCACCTCTTCGCCCGTCTCCGGATTGTAGAGGTAGTTGCCGCAGATACCGTGGACAGAAGGCGGGCGGCCGGTGGCGATCGACAGATTGTTGGGATTGGTGAAGCTCGGGATGACGCTGTGGGCCATGCGCACCGTGCCCTTCGCCTTGATCTTCTCCAGCGCCGGCATCAGCCCCGCCTTAATCGCCTCGTCGAGATAGGCCGGCTCGCAGCCGTCAAGGCAGATCGCGATCGCCGGCACGCGCGGCCAGGCATAATTGCGTCCATTCGCAGACACGGTGACAGGGGACATCTGGTTCATCGGGGCATTCCTTGGGAATTGGAGAGGTTTTCAGGCGGCGAGCTTGGCGCGCTCTTCGAGCGCGGTGCGAGGCGGCGCCGCATCGGGCACGTTCATTTCAGCAAGCGACTCGCGGGCTGCTTCCACGACGCGCCGCATGACGTGCTCGTCCATGCGGCCGATGCAGCCGACCCGGAAGGATTCCACCACGGTTAGCTTGCCGGGGTAGATGATGAACCCCTTGTCCTTCATCAGTTCATAGAAGCGGTCGAAGGCAAAGTTCTCATGCGCCGGGCAGAAGAAGGTGACGATGATCGGCGACAGCCAGTTATCCGACAGCAGCGTCTCGAAACCGAGTTCGCGCATGCCGGCAACCATCACGTCGCGGTTTTTGGTGTAGCGCGCGCCGCGGCCGGCAACGCCGCCTTCCGCCTCGTGCACCTTCAGCGCCTCGAGAAAGGCGGCAACGACATGGGTCGGCGGGGTGAAACGCCATTGCCCGGTCTTTTCCAGCGTCGCCCATTGCGCATGCACGTCGAGCGAAAGCGAGTGGCTGCGGCCCTTGGCGGCTTCCAGTTCCGTCTTCTTGGCGATGACGAAGCCAAAGCCCGGCACGCCTTCGATGCATTTGTTGGCGGAGGAGACCATCGCCTCGTAGCGGATTTCGTTGACGTCGAGCGGGATGGCGCCAAAGGCGCTCATGGAATCCACCAGCAGCTTGCGGCCCTTGGCGTAGACGGCCTCGGAAATCTCGGCGACCGGGTTGAGGATGCCCGAACTGGTCTCGCAGTGGATGGCGATGACATGGGTGATGGCCGGATCGGCGTCGAGCGCTGCGGCAACCTCACTACCGCGCGGGGGCAGG
Protein-coding regions in this window:
- the phnA gene encoding phosphonoacetate hydrolase — protein: MNQMSPVTVSANGRNYAWPRVPAIAICLDGCEPAYLDEAIKAGLMPALEKIKAKGTVRMAHSVIPSFTNPNNLSIATGRPPSVHGICGNYLYNPETGEEVMMNDPKFLRAPTVFQAFYDAGARVAVVTAKDKLRSLLGHGLKFNEDRAICFSSEKSDTTTKAEHGIDNASSWLGRPVPEVYSAELSEFVFAAGVKLLKEWRPDVMYLTTTDYVQHKYAPGVKQANDFYEMFDKYLAELDALGAAIVVTADHGMKPKHKADGSPDVVYAQDLLDEWLGKDAGRVILPITDPYVVHHGALGSFATAYLPKGADRADIMKRLAGIEGIDLVVDREEACRRFELPEDRIGDIVMISTENKTIGTSEHRHDLAALNEPLRSHGGLTEQVVPFITNRVLPDQPGAPKLRNFDAFYYAVMAAALPNT
- a CDS encoding 2-aminoethylphosphonate--pyruvate transaminase, with the protein product MSAETKFSPVEGFEPPALGEPYLLTPGPLTTAYAVKQAMLRDWGSWDGDFRAMTADMRRRLLALTGDTKGEFDCVPMQGSGSFCVEAMLGSFVPKDGKVLVLANGAYGLRAAQTMQYLGRAYTLIDKGDYLPPRGSEVAAALDADPAITHVIAIHCETSSGILNPVAEISEAVYAKGRKLLVDSMSAFGAIPLDVNEIRYEAMVSSANKCIEGVPGFGFVIAKKTELEAAKGRSHSLSLDVHAQWATLEKTGQWRFTPPTHVVAAFLEALKVHEAEGGVAGRGARYTKNRDVMVAGMRELGFETLLSDNWLSPIIVTFFCPAHENFAFDRFYELMKDKGFIIYPGKLTVVESFRVGCIGRMDEHVMRRVVEAARESLAEMNVPDAAPPRTALEERAKLAA